Part of the Anopheles gambiae chromosome 3, idAnoGambNW_F1_1, whole genome shotgun sequence genome is shown below.
CAGGAACAGTAGTCTGATTATGAATTCACATCGATTAAAACTCGCTAATGATCGAGGTTTATTTGGACCGGCTTCGTGGTACAGTGGTTAACGCACAGGGGAACAAGCATGCTGGTATTGAGTTCAAACCTTGAAATGGTCGATCTTTTTCTAGGCTTTTTCATGTAGGTGTTTGATCAGTATGCATTTATTCTGCATCGTTAGTATGGAGAAGAGATCCTTAATTCATAAAAAGATTAATAAAAAGAAgattaataaaactaataaaatcGTCTACAtctctcttttgctctctctcaaTTTCAGTTTACGATccagaaacaaaaccaaatttCAATCTATAAATCGGATAAACGCGTGCTCGCTCTATCCGCAACTCAACTTCTTCGGAGAATTTCTTCCTTGTTTATTGAATTTTACCAGCGCAACCGATCAACCACACTTCTCGCCTACATAGGATGGTAGAAGGTGACACCGATCAGAACCAACCAAAGTGTAAGTCTTCAAGTCTCCGCTCCACTCTCCATCAACCGCTCAAAACCTAACCTCCCATCCGCTTCTACCATTCCCGAACAGATACCGATGTAAAGGACGACAGAGTAGCGAACGGTGACAGCAAGGATCATCCGTTGGCGGGAGGAGTCGTTGCCCTCTCCCTGCACGAGAAGTCGCTGGACCACACACAGGCTGTACTGCCACCACCGGCACCCGGCACCACTGGGAACGGCTCGGCGGCCGGTCCGCTCGCCCTCAGCAAGCAGCACGAGGCCAACTCGGGCACGGTCGGTACGGACCCCGAGCGAGGGGTCGCACCGATCAAGGCTGACTTCGAGCAGGCAATAGAGCTGACTGGTTATGGCAGGTTCCACTACATCCTGCTAGCAATATGTGGGCTGGTAAGCACCAGCGAGGAGATGGACGTCATCTCGATGTCGTTCATCCTGCCCTCCGCCCAGTGCGATCTCGACCTGAACACGCAGAGCAAGGGCTGGCTGAACTCGATCATCTTCATCGGCATGATGTTCGGGGCGTACATCTGGGGCAGTGTGGCCGACTCGCTCGGCCGCAAGAAGGTGCTGATCGTGATCTCGATCATGAACGCGTTCTGCATCGTCGCGTCTTCCTTCTCCCAGACGTACGAGGTGTTTATGGTGTTTCGCTTCCTGAACGGTGTGGCGTAAGTTGTGTTGCAAAACGAATAACCCCGGAGAGTTGTGCGGTGTCATTACCCATCTTTCTCTTCTCGCGCTACAGGTTAGGCGGTAGTGGTCCCGTCATCTGGCCGTACTTTGCCGAATTCCAGCCCAAGTCGAAGCGTGGCTCGATGCTTAGCTTTATGGCGGCGTTCTGGACGATCGGCAATCTGCTCGTCGCCGGGCTGGCCTGGCTAATCATCCCAACCGGTAGGTGTGCCGGCTCTTTAGACACACTTTAGACATCTAAAACTGACATCTCCAACTGTTTCTGTCCCTCTTAAAGGTATCGGCATCACAACGCCCGCCTTCACGTACAATTCGTGGCGCATCTTCCTGCTCGTCTGCTCCATACCGTCGTTCATTGTCGCTGCACTGCTGCTGTACCTGCCGGAGTCGCCGAAGTTCCTGCTCTCCCAGGGCAAGATCGACGAGGCGCTGGCCATCTTCCGCGGTATCTACGTGACGAACACGGGCAAGTCGAAGGACCAGTACCCGGTGCGCGAGCTGCTAATCGACGAGTGCTTGCGCGAGGAGCTGGAAGCGGTCACGAAACCGATCAAGAACAAGTACAAGCGCATGCTGTACGACATACTGGACAACAGCAAGCAGGTGTTCATGTCGCCGATCCTCAAGTTTACCATCATCTCGATCACGATCAACTTTACGTTCCACATCGGCTACTACGGGCTGATGATGTGGTTCCCGGAGCTGTTCAACCGGTTCGATGAGTTTACGCGCGCCCATCCGGGCGTGGAGGACGCGTCGGTGTGTCAGGTGACGGACTATGTCGTCGGCATGGGTTCACACTCACAGACGGGCGTCTGTTCCGCGACGATACCGAGCACTGTGTTTATGGAGTCACTCAttacggtggcggcggcgctGCCCGCGAACGTGATTGCGGTGCTGGGGATGGATCGGCTCGGGCGTAAGTTTTTCCTCGTCTTCAGCACGATGGCGGCGGGCGCTTGTTCGGCGTCGATGTACTTCGTCACCAACCAGCACCAGAACCTGGCCGTGTCGGCCATCTTCAGTGGCGTCATCTCGATGGGCAACGCGTCGCTCGACTGTCTCATTACGGAAGTGTTTCCAACGAATTTACGGTGAGGCGGTCGAAAGGATATTTTCGATGTCAGGATTTTTAACGGAAATGCTTGCTTctattttgcttgttttgcagTGCAACCGGTGTGGCGATCTCGATGGTGGCCGCACGGTTAGGCGGTATCATCGGCAACGTGGTGATTGCCACGCTGCTCGACCTGTACTGTCCCGCGCCGACGTTCATCGTGGCCGTCCTGCTGGCCGGTGGCGGTCTGATGTGTCTGTTCCTGCCGAACACGACGCGAACCGCCCTGTCCTAAGCACTGGGACGGCGCAACGCGCAACTTCACACCACCGATACCGTGGGCCCCGGAAACCGCTCCCCCGTGCTTCCCACATCTCCCCTCAAAATGCCAGCGTACAGCCGTCGGCTGGTGCATTCAACAACGAGCCCCATTcaatcattgtttttttttttagttttttagagtagactttttttgtttttcatcgttttttttttgctaacgcAAACGGGTAACCAGGGGGGATAAAGAGATTTAAGTGTAAGCCACAGCAACCAAAAGAGAGGAGGTTGTttgtgtgaaagagagagagcaagagagagagagagagagagagagaaagatgggAGGGAAGAGCGTAGCTACCTATACATatcaaaaaatggcaaaacggGGCCAATTCTGTGGCTCTTTTTgatggaagttttttttactactcCCAATTCCTCAAAATCTTCCCTTTCGCCCCCTATTATGTCAATTCCCCTCTCATCAATTAACgtcaaaaaaaagaaaacccaacACGTAAAGGATTGAGAATTAATTGAAGCCATTTATAACCACTTTTCCTAACACATTCGCTGGTGACGCAAATGGCGCAAGCGGGTGGGggacaaacaaataaactccCAAATCCCTCACTCCCTCTAGATGTTTGTCAAAAGAATTTATTGTAGTGGTGAGTTTTGTTAGCTGTCGCGGGAAGTGTTTAACTTAATCTTAAAAGCAAAATAGTAAGCCTACCGGTCTGCCTAATGCGCTGGGCTGATAGGTGGGCGCTGCGCGAACGTAGCAAACGCCCCAGCATACTTGAGAGAGTAGCCAAATAAAtgtttagcaaaacaaaacaaaaaaatcgagtTTGTTTACGCTGTTTGATAAgaagtgttgttttttatgctttGTACTGGAGGTTTTATAGGAGAAATTGAGaactttattgcatttttgagATTGTAAGTGGAGCTTCATCGGTGaaacaccaggcgtctccatcgccTTTATGTCCTAATTGAAAGCATTGAAAGCCTAATTGGTCTGCAAACGTTTTATGAACCATATGTTATGGTGTGttaatgttttcaaaataatatGAAGGATAAGACACAAGGACTAACCAATAGTTGCACAATAAAACGAACAGTGAAATGATTGTTTCTCTTTGCCATGAGCATACCAGTTGATTCCTTTACTTCCTTACAAAATGTCGCCCGAACGATTCCTTGCTTACAAAATAACGACCGCTCATAAACATATAATCTATTTTCTATTGAATTATAATACTTTGATGATCAGGTGCAAAAATAGGCTTTTAAGTGCTTTCATGACGTCTATTTTTCAAAGTCGTAAAAAATACACCTTGCAATGGAAATAACTcgttttgaatgaaaatatcaaacaataGGAATATATGACAAGCTTGCACTACTATTTACAACTACTTGCTTAATacagaaaattaatttaatctcTGTGATGTAATATCTTAGACATATGACCACGATGCGGCCACTGTGCTTCGTGTGTCAAACTTGATCATGACCGCTGTCATGATCATCGTGCGCGCGGCAATGAACAATAAAcgtcattcgtttacggatcgtcgtaccggcaacatcttcagtcttcttctgtgtcggtttatttcttctgcctttattcttctgccttcggactgtgctcagtttgagttcatcggttgatttgaattaattcaaattaattctaatcattacatctcagaagtgggatacgtCCTATCGACTACacctgttttgctgtttgcaccCTCACGATAAAAAGTATAGcgaaaagtgtgtgcgtgtgtatgtgtgtgcgaggtGACGCCACGATCCGCCATCGCGATGCCTACAAAAGATGAGATGTTGTGTGCTCTTGAAAGTAAGGGCATAGAAGTCCCCGTTACGGCTTCTATTCCACAAATTCGGAA
Proteins encoded:
- the LOC1271055 gene encoding synaptic vesicle glycoprotein 2B, with translation MVEGDTDQNQPKYTDVKDDRVANGDSKDHPLAGGVVALSLHEKSLDHTQAVLPPPAPGTTGNGSAAGPLALSKQHEANSGTVGTDPERGVAPIKADFEQAIELTGYGRFHYILLAICGLVSTSEEMDVISMSFILPSAQCDLDLNTQSKGWLNSIIFIGMMFGAYIWGSVADSLGRKKVLIVISIMNAFCIVASSFSQTYEVFMVFRFLNGVALGGSGPVIWPYFAEFQPKSKRGSMLSFMAAFWTIGNLLVAGLAWLIIPTGIGITTPAFTYNSWRIFLLVCSIPSFIVAALLLYLPESPKFLLSQGKIDEALAIFRGIYVTNTGKSKDQYPVRELLIDECLREELEAVTKPIKNKYKRMLYDILDNSKQVFMSPILKFTIISITINFTFHIGYYGLMMWFPELFNRFDEFTRAHPGVEDASVCQVTDYVVGMGSHSQTGVCSATIPSTVFMESLITVAAALPANVIAVLGMDRLGRKFFLVFSTMAAGACSASMYFVTNQHQNLAVSAIFSGVISMGNASLDCLITEVFPTNLRATGVAISMVAARLGGIIGNVVIATLLDLYCPAPTFIVAVLLAGGGLMCLFLPNTTRTALS